A single Rubrivivax gelatinosus IL144 DNA region contains:
- the hflK gene encoding FtsH protease activity modulator HflK, whose translation MKHTPPFKVSRLRAALAGWVFNNRNDGPPDLDELWRDFNRKLSGLFGGKGGGGGNRNEGGNGGGSGGPSFQPDMKSAGIGVGLIGAVVVLVWLGSGFFIVQEGQQAVVTTFGKYSHTADAGFQWRFPYPIQAHETVSVTQLRSVDVGRNTVVQATGLRDSSMLTQDENIIDIRFTVQYRLSDARQYLFENRNADEAVVQAAESAVREIVGRSSVDSVLYEQRDALASDLVKSIQAQLERLRAGIIIANVNVQNVQVPDAVQAAFNDAVKAGADRDRFKNEGQAYASDVIPKARGNASRLAEEAEGYRARVIAQAEGDAQRFRSVLTEYQKAPAVTRDRMYLDAMQQIYSNVSKVLVDSRSGSNLLYLPLDKLIQQSGPSTAPAQAPVAVPTPSSTPDTLSGSADIRSRDNARARDREGR comes from the coding sequence TGAAGCACACACCCCCCTTCAAGGTCTCGCGGCTGCGCGCTGCGCTGGCAGGCTGGGTCTTCAACAACCGCAACGACGGCCCGCCCGACCTCGACGAGCTCTGGCGCGACTTCAACCGCAAGCTGAGCGGCCTGTTCGGTGGCAAGGGCGGCGGTGGCGGCAACCGCAACGAAGGCGGCAACGGCGGCGGCTCCGGCGGCCCGTCGTTCCAGCCCGACATGAAGAGCGCCGGCATCGGCGTCGGCCTGATCGGCGCGGTCGTCGTGCTGGTCTGGCTGGGCAGCGGCTTCTTCATCGTCCAGGAAGGCCAGCAGGCGGTCGTCACGACCTTCGGCAAGTACAGCCACACGGCCGACGCCGGCTTCCAGTGGCGCTTTCCGTACCCGATCCAGGCCCACGAGACGGTCTCGGTGACGCAGCTGCGTTCGGTCGACGTCGGCCGCAACACGGTGGTCCAGGCCACCGGGCTGCGCGACTCGTCGATGCTGACGCAGGACGAGAACATCATCGACATCCGCTTCACCGTGCAGTACCGGCTGAGCGACGCGCGCCAGTACCTGTTCGAGAACCGCAACGCCGACGAAGCGGTGGTCCAGGCCGCCGAATCGGCGGTGCGCGAGATCGTCGGCCGCAGCAGCGTCGACTCGGTGCTCTACGAGCAGCGCGACGCGCTGGCCTCGGACCTCGTCAAGTCGATCCAGGCCCAGCTCGAGCGCCTGCGCGCCGGCATCATCATCGCCAACGTCAACGTCCAGAACGTGCAGGTGCCCGACGCGGTGCAGGCGGCGTTCAACGACGCCGTCAAGGCCGGCGCCGACCGCGACCGCTTCAAGAACGAAGGCCAGGCCTACGCCAGCGACGTGATCCCGAAGGCCCGCGGCAACGCTTCGCGCCTGGCCGAGGAAGCCGAGGGCTACCGCGCCCGCGTCATCGCCCAGGCCGAAGGTGACGCCCAGCGCTTCCGCTCGGTGCTCACCGAGTACCAGAAGGCGCCGGCGGTCACGCGCGACCGCATGTACCTCGACGCGATGCAGCAGATCTACTCGAACGTCTCCAAGGTGCTGGTCGACTCGCGCAGCGGCTCGAACCTGCTGTACCTGCCGCTGGACAAGCTGATCCAGCAGAGCGGCCCGAGCACCGCGCCGGCGCAGGCCCCGGTGGCCGTGCCGACGCCTTCGTCGACGCCGGACACGCTGTCCGGCAGCGCCGACATCCGTTCCCGCGACAACGCGCGCGCTCGCGACCGC